Proteins encoded by one window of Acidobacteriota bacterium:
- a CDS encoding glutamate-5-semialdehyde dehydrogenase, with protein sequence MTTTVTSLENEIVQLSRRAKAASRRLAELSTDAKNALLEDLAHRLSQPDARATLLAANARDLEAGARKGLTGALLDRLKLDSKRMDSMIRGLREVARLPDPVGVDRQSWTRPNGLQVAKRTIPLGVIGIIYEARPNVTIDAFSLCFKAGNATVLKGGSEAIHSNRALVDLVARTLAPAGLSDACRLLDTTDRNAIAIMVRQEEFIDLIIPRGGEGLIRFVAATSRIPVIKHYKGVCNIYVDEEADLEKALTIAENAKISRPAVCNAVENLLIHEKAAARFLPRFARRMDQAGVELRGDDRTCEILPEATPATDEDYHEEFLDLILAVRVVSNLDEAVAHIETYGSDHTESIVTENQATGEAFLNRVNSSVVLVNASTRFSDGGELGLGAEIGISTTRLHAYGPMGLESLVTEKFVIVGDGQIRV encoded by the coding sequence ATGACCACAACCGTGACCTCACTGGAAAACGAGATCGTCCAGCTCTCCAGGCGGGCCAAGGCGGCTTCCCGCCGGCTGGCCGAGCTGTCCACGGACGCCAAGAACGCACTGCTGGAAGACCTGGCCCATCGGCTGTCGCAGCCCGACGCGCGCGCGACGTTGCTGGCGGCCAACGCCCGGGACCTGGAAGCGGGCGCCCGAAAGGGTCTCACCGGCGCGCTGCTGGATCGGCTGAAACTGGACTCCAAGCGGATGGACTCCATGATCCGGGGCCTGCGGGAGGTGGCCCGGCTGCCCGACCCCGTGGGCGTCGACCGCCAGAGCTGGACCCGGCCCAACGGGCTTCAGGTCGCCAAGCGGACCATCCCCCTGGGAGTGATCGGCATCATCTACGAGGCCAGGCCCAACGTCACCATCGACGCCTTCTCCCTCTGCTTCAAGGCCGGAAACGCCACCGTCCTCAAGGGAGGCTCCGAGGCCATCCATTCGAACCGGGCCCTGGTGGACCTGGTGGCCAGGACGCTGGCGCCGGCCGGCCTCTCGGATGCGTGCCGGCTCTTGGACACCACTGACCGCAACGCCATCGCCATCATGGTCCGCCAGGAGGAGTTCATCGACCTGATCATTCCCCGGGGAGGCGAGGGGTTGATCCGCTTCGTTGCGGCAACGAGCCGAATCCCCGTCATCAAGCATTACAAGGGGGTGTGCAACATCTATGTGGATGAGGAAGCCGATCTGGAAAAGGCCCTGACCATCGCCGAGAACGCCAAGATCTCCCGGCCCGCCGTTTGCAATGCCGTGGAGAACCTCCTGATCCACGAAAAGGCGGCCGCCCGGTTCCTTCCCCGATTTGCCCGGCGGATGGACCAGGCGGGAGTCGAGCTGCGGGGAGATGACCGGACCTGCGAAATCCTCCCGGAAGCCACGCCGGCGACGGATGAGGACTACCACGAAGAGTTCCTGGACCTGATCCTGGCCGTGCGGGTCGTCTCAAACCTGGACGAGGCCGTCGCCCACATCGAAACCTACGGTTCCGACCACACCGAATCCATCGTCACCGAAAACCAGGCCACGGGCGAGGCGTTCCTGAACCGGGTCAACTCCTCAGTGGTCCTGGTCAACGCCTCCACCCGCTTTTCCGACGGAGGAGAGCTGGGCCTGGGCGCCGAGATCGGAATCAGCACCACCCGGCTGCACGCTTACGGACCCATGGGGCTGGAGAGCCTGGTGACGGAGAAGTTCGTCATCGTGGGGGACGGACAGATCCGCGTGTGA
- a CDS encoding sialidase family protein: MKSMRGRRLWFPIAVMVLCFPAVRAEDPRIVSVEKIWDRGLHNAFTDLIRFRERWFCTFREGERHAAGQDGRIRVITSSDGESWESAALLETAGVDLRDPKLSRTPDNRLMLVAGGSIYRDDSFQTRVPRVAFSPDGYEWTPPRRVLAEEHWLWRITWHKGTAYSVSKMGDGKNTRRVILYSSPDGIEWNWITVFRNIPPWPNEATIRFLPGDEMMILLRRNATGWIGTSQPPYRKWTWHDTGHRLGGPNFIRLPDGRLWAGSRAYTGDPTTILARMTRNSFEPVLTLPSGGDTSYPGMVWHQGLLWISYYSSHEGKSNIYLAKVRLPEE, translated from the coding sequence ATGAAGTCCATGCGAGGACGACGCCTCTGGTTCCCGATTGCCGTGATGGTCCTGTGCTTCCCGGCGGTCCGGGCGGAAGATCCCCGGATCGTATCGGTGGAGAAGATCTGGGACCGGGGTCTTCACAACGCCTTCACCGACCTGATCCGTTTCCGCGAAAGGTGGTTTTGCACCTTTCGGGAGGGCGAACGGCATGCCGCCGGTCAGGACGGACGGATCCGGGTCATCACCTCATCGGATGGTGAGAGCTGGGAATCGGCTGCCCTCCTGGAGACGGCGGGGGTGGACCTGAGGGATCCCAAGCTCTCCCGGACGCCCGATAATCGCCTCATGCTGGTCGCCGGCGGCAGCATTTACAGGGATGATTCGTTCCAGACCCGGGTGCCCCGCGTCGCGTTCTCACCCGACGGCTACGAGTGGACGCCTCCACGGCGTGTCCTGGCCGAAGAGCACTGGCTCTGGCGCATCACCTGGCACAAGGGCACCGCCTACAGCGTCTCCAAGATGGGAGACGGGAAGAACACCCGCCGAGTGATCCTCTACTCGAGCCCGGACGGCATCGAGTGGAACTGGATCACGGTATTCAGAAACATTCCTCCGTGGCCCAACGAGGCCACCATCCGCTTTCTTCCCGGGGACGAAATGATGATCCTGTTGCGGCGCAACGCCACCGGTTGGATCGGCACCAGCCAACCTCCCTATCGGAAGTGGACGTGGCACGACACGGGGCACCGGTTGGGTGGGCCCAATTTCATTCGCCTGCCCGACGGCCGGCTCTGGGCGGGAAGCCGCGCCTATACCGGAGATCCCACCACGATCCTGGCCCGCATGACCCGGAACAGCTTCGAGCCGGTCCTGACCCTGCCCAGTGGCGGGGACACCAGCTATCCCGGCATGGTCTGGCACCAGGGACTGCTCTGGATCAGCTACTACTCGTCGCACGAAGGGAAGAGCAACATCTACCTGGCGAAGGTCCGGCTGCCGGAGGAGTGA
- a CDS encoding family 10 glycosylhydrolase has product MNSRLNRRHFLGGALAVSPSVIASAGAGRRTVREEGKRRRFLLWCDKGGLINPAGPADDPKVAQFVGKCSDHGVTDLIPWSGSRVLVEEGRKKGIKVHPYLAFNSHGSRRVNYAWSVHYLSAPPGSPEMKKKLERHQPIWSHPRSSPSLSDFARAHPGYWARDRSRRDEIQPGQRRTLSLAVPEVREHEKHNYLAMLERTGGHGFQVEFVSLNQDENGVGTDGYEDPMTRFYRQKSRRDPMELPNDDPSWVQFRADYTTVTIRELREALREKDPSAPMTVALVAREMDEYVKVFQDWPTWVDQNLVDELHLWFRTTSDVRRVERQVAAAVKRVAGRCPVVAEFSCYHVGSFQDPDLLMEAARRAYGSGAEASGIYRSHAVEQLGFWPLLEKIAAL; this is encoded by the coding sequence ATGAATAGCAGATTGAACCGGCGTCATTTCCTGGGAGGCGCCTTGGCAGTTTCTCCGTCCGTCATCGCTTCCGCCGGAGCCGGGCGGCGGACGGTTCGGGAGGAAGGGAAGCGGCGCCGCTTTCTCCTCTGGTGTGACAAGGGAGGCCTGATCAATCCGGCCGGGCCCGCCGATGATCCGAAAGTGGCCCAATTCGTCGGCAAGTGTTCGGATCACGGAGTGACCGACCTGATCCCTTGGAGCGGGTCTCGCGTTCTGGTGGAGGAGGGGCGGAAGAAGGGCATAAAGGTGCATCCCTACCTGGCCTTCAATTCCCATGGCTCCCGGCGAGTCAACTATGCCTGGTCGGTTCACTACCTGAGCGCGCCGCCCGGTTCTCCCGAAATGAAGAAGAAGCTGGAGCGCCACCAACCCATCTGGTCCCATCCCCGGTCGTCTCCCAGCCTGAGCGATTTCGCCCGGGCGCACCCCGGGTACTGGGCTCGCGACCGGAGTCGCCGTGATGAGATTCAGCCGGGACAAAGGCGCACCCTGAGCCTTGCCGTCCCCGAGGTCCGGGAGCACGAGAAGCACAACTACCTGGCCATGCTGGAGCGCACCGGCGGGCACGGATTCCAAGTGGAGTTCGTCAGTCTCAACCAGGACGAAAACGGCGTCGGAACCGACGGTTACGAAGACCCCATGACCCGGTTCTACCGGCAGAAATCCCGCCGGGATCCCATGGAGCTGCCCAACGACGACCCCTCCTGGGTCCAGTTCCGGGCCGACTACACCACGGTCACCATCCGGGAGTTGCGGGAAGCCTTGCGGGAAAAGGATCCATCGGCGCCCATGACCGTCGCCCTGGTGGCGCGGGAGATGGACGAGTACGTGAAGGTGTTTCAGGATTGGCCGACCTGGGTGGACCAGAACCTGGTGGATGAGCTCCATCTCTGGTTCCGCACCACTTCCGACGTGCGGCGGGTGGAGCGGCAGGTAGCCGCCGCGGTCAAGAGGGTCGCGGGCCGCTGTCCCGTGGTGGCCGAGTTCTCCTGCTACCATGTCGGGAGCTTTCAGGACCCCGATCTCCTGATGGAGGCCGCTCGCCGCGCCTACGGCAGCGGCGCCGAAGCGTCGGGGATCTACCGCAGCCACGCCGTGGAGCAACTCGGTTTCTGGCCCCTGTTGGAGAAGATCGCCGCGCTTTGA